In Pristiophorus japonicus isolate sPriJap1 chromosome 2, sPriJap1.hap1, whole genome shotgun sequence, one genomic interval encodes:
- the kiaa0232 gene encoding uncharacterized protein KIAA0232 homolog isoform X3, whose protein sequence is MHPTCAVVVEGPPSEGSPSSCQGPTSAPEMSLFQALGPVQTWLGQELEKCGIDAMIYTRYVLSLLLHDSYDYDLQEQENDIFLGWEKGTTKKWGKGKKKCSDLSLEEMKKQAAVQCLRSASDESSGIETLVEELCSKLKELQNKQKEEKQGSKKAEGSQSPEIIGSHSTKDQVEMYYEAFPPLSEKPICLQEIMTVWNKAKASSFSGGSSSSAAPQTSTDTSSPKDCNSEGEGTRERTNEASITTSSSRMFRRSKKEKENRHNNSLPEEKPTTGKKQIRHRSEGKIRPRSWSSGSSEAGSSSSGNQYELKGPTKAVKIRHKMRETARNKKGRNGQVRISLKSVDKDDRRSTYGSSSSGPTKQLCKKGKRFMKETRRKTNGNNDAKDLGNESGREQEFKEEPLWYTEPIAEYWFPPSRKSKLETAYRNSVAAHDSESLTLEELSETMQGLCISNNNFQTYLAAGAFVDGHFVEMPALLDEANDLTGTSSCSNPKDSDILDDMHLSEFTHFYEVDIHQSILDPSASNSLQGESRILSMIRRKSTEQTDFEADCCIVLDGLQLTRESAIWTDSQASLGAEGLFLHDLANIAQFWECSSSDEAEGESFAGDSPITLSPIVDNTVCDASSSTGNQEEHFSEANEGPGLNSTCFSLFEVQYDNSTSPFCFDGLSLGNQNCDIGGWADLPGKTQSRLLIWTKNSAFDENDHCSNLSTRTCSPWSHSEETRSDNETSFGIQIEESTKFNADEIDCIVPGISSSLLDEDLLDLLHEETLLQTDGALRNITNMTFKQKSKLESVCGIQLEEEENKEYETTVEIFAEQMASRGDSYGSEVIKDIWTAIAENDAVTLEGERSEEDFFPGEVNGCHCCCLDMATKQDILQEPLEKAVQRSEYHLWECQKENLEAQAVATGELAEIDVGDYTAPSKPWDIGADKESAFILGGVYGELKTFDSCGDWGVVPPDPAKGTLLQCAASDVVTIAGTDVFMTPGSNFAPGHRPLWRSCASFTQCDQSRKGEDRLNTEFSLIFHEDLLGNCSNYQSQEPGVEYSFSSFDLNNPFSQVLHVECSFEPERLATFSPSFKPKSILCSDSESETFHPKIYSIDKTQYRAIRISPRTHFRPISASELSPGVGSESEFESEKEEVTIPVLSQTDLFEDPQADLKPLEEDAEREGHYYGKSELESGKFLPRLKKAGMEKSAQTSLDSHEGSGGLLQTEQQCPECHLQASVGCTSVNSCEIDFKLKVPCDKLEAFQNRTISRSFSGLSEGTCVTAASLQEVPSSDLNQQGKSDCKEEPVWWRETLYPQPFSGIECAECYTDAREKDGTECPILRGHSHNGDCLLQLDRQTTAACEVNCRVEHDTRGRSAVIRRKLFSSDCSSSDETASEGGSDWDDPPDEELFSRTHL, encoded by the exons AGTTCTGGAATTGAGACCTTAGTTGAGGAGCTTTGCTCCAAATTGAAAGAACTACAGAATAAGCAAAAAG AAGAAAAGCAAGGTAGTAAGAAAGCAGAAGGATCTCAATCTCCTGAAATTATAGGATCTCATTCCACCAAGGATCAGGTAGAAAT GTATTATGAAGCATTTCCACCTCTTTCTGAGAAGCCAATCTGTCTGCAAGAAATCATGACTGTGTGGAATAAGGCCAAAGCTTCTTCATTTTCTGGTGGTTCTTCTTCATCTGCTGCTCCACAAACAAGCACTGATACGTCCTCTCCAAAAGATTGCAACAGTGAAGGTGAAGGTACCAGAGAGCGAACAAATGAGGCCTCCATCACTACAAGTAGTAGCCGTATGTTCAGAAGAAGTAAAAAGGAGAAAGAAAATAGGCACAATAACAGCTTGCCAGAAGAGAAACCCACTACAGGAAAGAAGCAGATCAGACACAGATCAGAAGGAAAGATCCGCCCTCGTTCATGGTCCTCTGGCTCCAGTGAAGCAGGCTCAAGCTCAAGTGGGAACCAGTATGAGTTAAAAGGTCCCACAAAAGCTGTCAAAATCCGACACAAGATGAGAGAAACTGCTCGGAACAAAAAGGGGCGAAATGGACAAGTTAGGATATCTTTGAAGTCTGTTGACAAAGATGATCGAAGAAGCACCTATGGGAGCAGCAGCAGCGGACCTACCAAACAGCTGTGCAAAAAAGGAAAAAGGTTTATGAAAGAAACAAGAAGGAAAACAAATGGCAACAATGATGCAAAAGATCTTGGTAATGAAAGTGGAAGGGAACAAGAATTCAAAGAAGAACCATTGTGGTACACTGAACCAATCGCAGAGTACTGGTTCCCTCCGAGTAGAAAAAGTAAGCTAGAAACTGCATACCGGAATAGTGTGGCTGCTCATGATAGTGAATCTTTGACTTTGGAAGAGCTTTCGGAGACGATGCAGGGTCTTTGTATTAGTAACAATAATTTCCAAACATACCTCGCAGCAGGTGCTTTCGTCGATGGTCACTTTGTTGAAATGCCTGCATTATTAGATGAGGCTAATGACCTCACTGGGACCTCCAGCTGTTCTAATCCCAAGGACAGTGATATTTTAGATGATATGCATCTGTCAGAATTTACTCACTTCTATGAAGTGGATATTCATCAATCCATATTGGATCCTAGTGCCTCAAATTCATTGCAAGGAGAGAGTCGAATTTTAAGCATGATTCGACGGAAAAGTACAGAGCAAACTGATTTTGAGGCAGACTGTTGTATAGTGTTAGATGGACTACAGTTGACAAGGGAAAGTGCAATATGGACAGATTCACAAGCTTCTCTTGGTGCAGAAGGATTGTTCTTACATGATCTTGCAAATATAGCTCAATTTTGGGAGTGCTCTAGCTCTGATGAAGCAGAGGGGGAAAGCTTTGCTGGGGATTCCCCCATTACTCTTTCTCCtattgtggataatacagtgtgtgatGCAAGTAGCAGTACTGGCAATCAAGAAGAACACTTTTCAGAAGCAAATGAAGGGCCTGGTTTAAACTCCACTTGTTTTTCTCTGTTTGAAGTGCAATATGATAACTCTACTTCACCATTCTGTTTTGACGGACTTAGCCTGGGAAATCAGAATTGTGATATTGGAGGCTGGGCAGATTTGCCTGGGAAAACACAGTCTCGTTTGCTTATATGGACCAAAAATAGTGCCTTTGATGAAAATGACCACTGCTCAAATCTTTCAACACGAACCTGCAGCCCATGGTCACATTCTGAAGAAACACGTTCGGATAATGAAACCTCTTTTGGTATTCAAATTGAAGAGTCCACTAAATTTAATGCAGATGAGATTGATTGCATAGTCCCTGGCATTTCATCCAGCCTTCTTGATGAAGACCTTTTAGATTTATTGCATGAGGAGACTCTTTTACAAACGGATGGAGCTTTACGAAATATTACAAACATGACTTTCAAACAGAAATCTAAGCTGGAGTCAGTGTGTGGAATTCAGTTGGAAGAGGAGGAAAATAAAGAATATGAAACAACTGTGGAAATTTTTGCTGAACAGATGGCCAGTCGTGGGGATAGCTATGGCTCAGAAGTTATAAAAGACATTTGGACAGCCATAGCAGAAAACGATGCTGTAACACTAGAGGGAGAACGATCAGAAGAAGATTTCTTTCCTGGTGAGGTGAATGGTTGCCATTGTTGTTGTTTGGATATGGCAACTAAACAGGACATCCTGCAAGAGCCTCTTGAAAAGGCAGTGCAGAGGTCTGAATATCACTTATGGGAATGCCAAAAGGAAAACTTGGAGGCCCAAGCTGTTGCAACTGGAGAACTTGCAGAGATAGATGTAGGTGATTACACTGCACCCTCTAAACCTTGGGATATTGGTGCCGACAAAGAAAGTGCATTCATTCTTGGTGGAGTCTATGGAGAACTGAAAACCTTCGACAGTTGTGGAGACTGGGGTGTAGTTCCACCTGATCCTGCAAAAGGTACTTTATTGCAGTGCGCAGCTTCAGATGTAGTGACTATAGCAGGTACCGATGTCTTCATGACTCCAGGTAGCAACTTTGCTCCTGGCCATAGACCATTGTGGAGATCTTGTGCTTCATTCACACAGTGTGACCAGTCACGAAAAGGAGAGGACAGGTTAAATACTGAGTTCTCTTTAATCTTCCATGAAGATTTATTAGGAAATTGCAGTAATTATCAGAGTCAAGAGCCTGGTGTTGAGTATTCATTTTCCTCCTTTGACCTGAACAATCCTTTTTCACAAGTTCTTCACGTGGAATGTTCATTTGAACCTGAAAGGCTTGCAACATTCAGTCCAAGCTTTAAGCCCAAATCTATACTGTGTTCAGACTCTGAAAGTGAAACGTTTCATCCTAAAATATATAGTATTGACAAAACACAGTATAGGGCTATTCGAATTTCACCACGGACTCATTTCCGACCTATATCTGCCTCTGAGCTTTCACCAGGCGTAGGAAGTGAGTCAGAATTTGAGTCAGAAAAAGAGGAAGTTACTATACCTGTCCTCTCCCAGACAGATTTGTTTGAGGATCCACAGGCAGATTTAAAGCCATTGGAAGAAGATGCTGAGCGTGAAGGACATTACTATGGCAAGTCAGAGCTGGAATCAGGAAAATTCCTGCCGAGATTAAAAAAAGCTGGAATGGAGAAGAGTGCTCAGACTTCACTGGATTCTCATGAAGGATCTGGTGGCCTTTTACAGACAGAACAGCAGTGCCCAGAATGTCATTTACAGGCATCAGTGGGATGCACCAGTGTGAATAGTTGTGAAATAGATTTCAAGTTGAAGGTACCATGTGATAAATTGGAAGCGTTCCAGAATCGTACAATAAGCAGGAGCTTTTCTGGGTTAAGTGAAGGAACTTGTGTTACAGCAGCATCACTACAAGAG GTTCCCTCTTCTGATTTGAACCAGCAAGGGAAGAGTGATTGCAAGGAGGAACCAGTCTGGTGGCGAGAAACACTGTATCCACAACCATTTTCTGGGATTGAGTGTGCAG AATGCTACACTGatgccagggagaaggatggaaCTGAGTGTCCAATTTTAAGAGGACATTCACACAATGGAGATTGTCTTCTCCAGTTAGACCGA CAGACTACAGCAGCCTGTGAGGTGAACTGCAGAGTTGAGCATGACACTAGAGGGAGGTCAGCTGTCATCCGCAGGAAGCTTTTCTCCAGTGACTGTTCAAGCTCAGATGAAACTGCTTCAGAAGGCGGAAGTGACTGGGATGACCCTCCAGATGAAGAGCTTTTTTCTCGCACCCATCTTTAA
- the kiaa0232 gene encoding uncharacterized protein KIAA0232 homolog isoform X1, protein MHPTCAVVVEGPPSEGSPSSCQGPTSAPEMSLFQALGPVQTWLGQELEKCGIDAMIYTRYVLSLLLHDSYDYDLQEQENDIFLGWEKGTTKKWGKGKKKCSDLSLEEMKKQAAVQCLRSASDEGHDVFIIAAAQEPLRSRSSGIETLVEELCSKLKELQNKQKEEKQGSKKAEGSQSPEIIGSHSTKDQVEMYYEAFPPLSEKPICLQEIMTVWNKAKASSFSGGSSSSAAPQTSTDTSSPKDCNSEGEGTRERTNEASITTSSSRMFRRSKKEKENRHNNSLPEEKPTTGKKQIRHRSEGKIRPRSWSSGSSEAGSSSSGNQYELKGPTKAVKIRHKMRETARNKKGRNGQVRISLKSVDKDDRRSTYGSSSSGPTKQLCKKGKRFMKETRRKTNGNNDAKDLGNESGREQEFKEEPLWYTEPIAEYWFPPSRKSKLETAYRNSVAAHDSESLTLEELSETMQGLCISNNNFQTYLAAGAFVDGHFVEMPALLDEANDLTGTSSCSNPKDSDILDDMHLSEFTHFYEVDIHQSILDPSASNSLQGESRILSMIRRKSTEQTDFEADCCIVLDGLQLTRESAIWTDSQASLGAEGLFLHDLANIAQFWECSSSDEAEGESFAGDSPITLSPIVDNTVCDASSSTGNQEEHFSEANEGPGLNSTCFSLFEVQYDNSTSPFCFDGLSLGNQNCDIGGWADLPGKTQSRLLIWTKNSAFDENDHCSNLSTRTCSPWSHSEETRSDNETSFGIQIEESTKFNADEIDCIVPGISSSLLDEDLLDLLHEETLLQTDGALRNITNMTFKQKSKLESVCGIQLEEEENKEYETTVEIFAEQMASRGDSYGSEVIKDIWTAIAENDAVTLEGERSEEDFFPGEVNGCHCCCLDMATKQDILQEPLEKAVQRSEYHLWECQKENLEAQAVATGELAEIDVGDYTAPSKPWDIGADKESAFILGGVYGELKTFDSCGDWGVVPPDPAKGTLLQCAASDVVTIAGTDVFMTPGSNFAPGHRPLWRSCASFTQCDQSRKGEDRLNTEFSLIFHEDLLGNCSNYQSQEPGVEYSFSSFDLNNPFSQVLHVECSFEPERLATFSPSFKPKSILCSDSESETFHPKIYSIDKTQYRAIRISPRTHFRPISASELSPGVGSESEFESEKEEVTIPVLSQTDLFEDPQADLKPLEEDAEREGHYYGKSELESGKFLPRLKKAGMEKSAQTSLDSHEGSGGLLQTEQQCPECHLQASVGCTSVNSCEIDFKLKVPCDKLEAFQNRTISRSFSGLSEGTCVTAASLQEVPSSDLNQQGKSDCKEEPVWWRETLYPQPFSGIECAECYTDAREKDGTECPILRGHSHNGDCLLQLDRQTTAACEVNCRVEHDTRGRSAVIRRKLFSSDCSSSDETASEGGSDWDDPPDEELFSRTHL, encoded by the exons AGTTCTGGAATTGAGACCTTAGTTGAGGAGCTTTGCTCCAAATTGAAAGAACTACAGAATAAGCAAAAAG AAGAAAAGCAAGGTAGTAAGAAAGCAGAAGGATCTCAATCTCCTGAAATTATAGGATCTCATTCCACCAAGGATCAGGTAGAAAT GTATTATGAAGCATTTCCACCTCTTTCTGAGAAGCCAATCTGTCTGCAAGAAATCATGACTGTGTGGAATAAGGCCAAAGCTTCTTCATTTTCTGGTGGTTCTTCTTCATCTGCTGCTCCACAAACAAGCACTGATACGTCCTCTCCAAAAGATTGCAACAGTGAAGGTGAAGGTACCAGAGAGCGAACAAATGAGGCCTCCATCACTACAAGTAGTAGCCGTATGTTCAGAAGAAGTAAAAAGGAGAAAGAAAATAGGCACAATAACAGCTTGCCAGAAGAGAAACCCACTACAGGAAAGAAGCAGATCAGACACAGATCAGAAGGAAAGATCCGCCCTCGTTCATGGTCCTCTGGCTCCAGTGAAGCAGGCTCAAGCTCAAGTGGGAACCAGTATGAGTTAAAAGGTCCCACAAAAGCTGTCAAAATCCGACACAAGATGAGAGAAACTGCTCGGAACAAAAAGGGGCGAAATGGACAAGTTAGGATATCTTTGAAGTCTGTTGACAAAGATGATCGAAGAAGCACCTATGGGAGCAGCAGCAGCGGACCTACCAAACAGCTGTGCAAAAAAGGAAAAAGGTTTATGAAAGAAACAAGAAGGAAAACAAATGGCAACAATGATGCAAAAGATCTTGGTAATGAAAGTGGAAGGGAACAAGAATTCAAAGAAGAACCATTGTGGTACACTGAACCAATCGCAGAGTACTGGTTCCCTCCGAGTAGAAAAAGTAAGCTAGAAACTGCATACCGGAATAGTGTGGCTGCTCATGATAGTGAATCTTTGACTTTGGAAGAGCTTTCGGAGACGATGCAGGGTCTTTGTATTAGTAACAATAATTTCCAAACATACCTCGCAGCAGGTGCTTTCGTCGATGGTCACTTTGTTGAAATGCCTGCATTATTAGATGAGGCTAATGACCTCACTGGGACCTCCAGCTGTTCTAATCCCAAGGACAGTGATATTTTAGATGATATGCATCTGTCAGAATTTACTCACTTCTATGAAGTGGATATTCATCAATCCATATTGGATCCTAGTGCCTCAAATTCATTGCAAGGAGAGAGTCGAATTTTAAGCATGATTCGACGGAAAAGTACAGAGCAAACTGATTTTGAGGCAGACTGTTGTATAGTGTTAGATGGACTACAGTTGACAAGGGAAAGTGCAATATGGACAGATTCACAAGCTTCTCTTGGTGCAGAAGGATTGTTCTTACATGATCTTGCAAATATAGCTCAATTTTGGGAGTGCTCTAGCTCTGATGAAGCAGAGGGGGAAAGCTTTGCTGGGGATTCCCCCATTACTCTTTCTCCtattgtggataatacagtgtgtgatGCAAGTAGCAGTACTGGCAATCAAGAAGAACACTTTTCAGAAGCAAATGAAGGGCCTGGTTTAAACTCCACTTGTTTTTCTCTGTTTGAAGTGCAATATGATAACTCTACTTCACCATTCTGTTTTGACGGACTTAGCCTGGGAAATCAGAATTGTGATATTGGAGGCTGGGCAGATTTGCCTGGGAAAACACAGTCTCGTTTGCTTATATGGACCAAAAATAGTGCCTTTGATGAAAATGACCACTGCTCAAATCTTTCAACACGAACCTGCAGCCCATGGTCACATTCTGAAGAAACACGTTCGGATAATGAAACCTCTTTTGGTATTCAAATTGAAGAGTCCACTAAATTTAATGCAGATGAGATTGATTGCATAGTCCCTGGCATTTCATCCAGCCTTCTTGATGAAGACCTTTTAGATTTATTGCATGAGGAGACTCTTTTACAAACGGATGGAGCTTTACGAAATATTACAAACATGACTTTCAAACAGAAATCTAAGCTGGAGTCAGTGTGTGGAATTCAGTTGGAAGAGGAGGAAAATAAAGAATATGAAACAACTGTGGAAATTTTTGCTGAACAGATGGCCAGTCGTGGGGATAGCTATGGCTCAGAAGTTATAAAAGACATTTGGACAGCCATAGCAGAAAACGATGCTGTAACACTAGAGGGAGAACGATCAGAAGAAGATTTCTTTCCTGGTGAGGTGAATGGTTGCCATTGTTGTTGTTTGGATATGGCAACTAAACAGGACATCCTGCAAGAGCCTCTTGAAAAGGCAGTGCAGAGGTCTGAATATCACTTATGGGAATGCCAAAAGGAAAACTTGGAGGCCCAAGCTGTTGCAACTGGAGAACTTGCAGAGATAGATGTAGGTGATTACACTGCACCCTCTAAACCTTGGGATATTGGTGCCGACAAAGAAAGTGCATTCATTCTTGGTGGAGTCTATGGAGAACTGAAAACCTTCGACAGTTGTGGAGACTGGGGTGTAGTTCCACCTGATCCTGCAAAAGGTACTTTATTGCAGTGCGCAGCTTCAGATGTAGTGACTATAGCAGGTACCGATGTCTTCATGACTCCAGGTAGCAACTTTGCTCCTGGCCATAGACCATTGTGGAGATCTTGTGCTTCATTCACACAGTGTGACCAGTCACGAAAAGGAGAGGACAGGTTAAATACTGAGTTCTCTTTAATCTTCCATGAAGATTTATTAGGAAATTGCAGTAATTATCAGAGTCAAGAGCCTGGTGTTGAGTATTCATTTTCCTCCTTTGACCTGAACAATCCTTTTTCACAAGTTCTTCACGTGGAATGTTCATTTGAACCTGAAAGGCTTGCAACATTCAGTCCAAGCTTTAAGCCCAAATCTATACTGTGTTCAGACTCTGAAAGTGAAACGTTTCATCCTAAAATATATAGTATTGACAAAACACAGTATAGGGCTATTCGAATTTCACCACGGACTCATTTCCGACCTATATCTGCCTCTGAGCTTTCACCAGGCGTAGGAAGTGAGTCAGAATTTGAGTCAGAAAAAGAGGAAGTTACTATACCTGTCCTCTCCCAGACAGATTTGTTTGAGGATCCACAGGCAGATTTAAAGCCATTGGAAGAAGATGCTGAGCGTGAAGGACATTACTATGGCAAGTCAGAGCTGGAATCAGGAAAATTCCTGCCGAGATTAAAAAAAGCTGGAATGGAGAAGAGTGCTCAGACTTCACTGGATTCTCATGAAGGATCTGGTGGCCTTTTACAGACAGAACAGCAGTGCCCAGAATGTCATTTACAGGCATCAGTGGGATGCACCAGTGTGAATAGTTGTGAAATAGATTTCAAGTTGAAGGTACCATGTGATAAATTGGAAGCGTTCCAGAATCGTACAATAAGCAGGAGCTTTTCTGGGTTAAGTGAAGGAACTTGTGTTACAGCAGCATCACTACAAGAG GTTCCCTCTTCTGATTTGAACCAGCAAGGGAAGAGTGATTGCAAGGAGGAACCAGTCTGGTGGCGAGAAACACTGTATCCACAACCATTTTCTGGGATTGAGTGTGCAG AATGCTACACTGatgccagggagaaggatggaaCTGAGTGTCCAATTTTAAGAGGACATTCACACAATGGAGATTGTCTTCTCCAGTTAGACCGA CAGACTACAGCAGCCTGTGAGGTGAACTGCAGAGTTGAGCATGACACTAGAGGGAGGTCAGCTGTCATCCGCAGGAAGCTTTTCTCCAGTGACTGTTCAAGCTCAGATGAAACTGCTTCAGAAGGCGGAAGTGACTGGGATGACCCTCCAGATGAAGAGCTTTTTTCTCGCACCCATCTTTAA